The Xenopus tropicalis strain Nigerian chromosome 2, UCB_Xtro_10.0, whole genome shotgun sequence genome window below encodes:
- the klf15.2 gene encoding Krueppel-like factor 15 yields the protein MVSISCSKPLPGADIISNAASPCDLTMAISQWEETPVPTIMKTNDCSSASSLDEQLNSTIAFKKDECDDFPQEGGLQEEVGGIIFSHLVRTVDDTKETTQSAHLKVPDFSAAFPQEFSPTLEEIEEFLKDNMDLIREELGENQAIPSGWLQSCKTGDQTSPTSEILSGEKLSTPVTPEASTNSPSSTGTIPVILQIQPVPGTSSPAQSSSGTVRVAQLLISVQGQSLALAPMPGPASPGDQKYVRIAPLPVAVRPLTLGGVFVSEGQQRTQKGAAAVIRVHKCSHPGCNKMYTKSSHLKAHFRRHTGEKPYVCTWPDCGWRFSRSDELSRHKRSHSGVKPYQCVVCDKKFARSDHLSKHMKIHRGQRVGGTRIPRAST from the exons ATGGTTTCCATCAGTTGCAGCAAACCTCTCCCTGGGGCTGATATTATTTCTAATGCTGCATCTCCATGTGACTTGACCATGGCAATTTCACAGTGGGAGGAGACACCAGTGCCCACAATAATGAAGACTAATGATTGCTCTTCTGCCAGCTCCCTGGATGAGCAGCTTAACAGCACTATTGCCTTTAAAAAAGATGAGTGTGATGATTTTCCTCAAGAAGGTGGTCTTCAGGAAGAAGTGGGAGGTATTATTTTCTCTCATTTGGTAAGGACTGTGGATGATACCAAGGAAACCACccagtctgcacatctaaaagtCCCAGACTTTTCTGCTGCTTTCCCCCAGGAATTTTCTCCCACATTAGAGGAAATTGAAGAGTTTTTAAAGGACAACATGGATCTCATACGTGAGGAGCTGGGTGAAAATCAGGCAATTCCCTCTGGATGGCTTCAGAGCTGTAAGACAGGTGATCAGACGTCACCCACAAGTGAAATACTCTCGGGAGAGAAGTTGTCCACTCCAGTGACCCCAGAAGCTTCCACAAATTCACCTTCCTCAACTGGAACTATACCTGTTATCCTTCAGATTCAGCCAGTGCCTGGGACTTCCTCCCCAGCCCAAAGCTCATCTGGCACTGTGCGTGTGGCACAGCTGTTAATCAGTGTTCAGGGCCAGAGTCTGGCATTGGCACCCATGCCAGGACCTGCTTCACCTGGGGACCAGAAGTATGTGAGGATTGCTCCACTTCCAGTAGCTGTCCGACCCCTCACACTGGGAGGTGTGTTTGTTAGTGAGGGACAGCAAAGGACACAGAAGGGGGCAGCAGCTGTAATCAGGGTACACAAGTGTAGCCATCCTGGTTGTAACAAGATGTACACCAAGAGTTCACACCTTAAAGCACATTTCAGGAGGCATACAGGAGAAAAACCTTATGTGTGCACATGGCCTGATTGTGGCTGGAG gTTTTCTCGCTCTGATGAGCTGTCCAGACATAAGAGGTCCCATTCTGGAGTGAAGCCCTATCAGTGTGTAGTTTGTGACAAGAAATTTGCTCGCAGTGACCATTTGTCGAAGCACATGAAGATTCATCGCGGCCAGAGGGTTGGTGGAACGCGGATACCCCGTGCTAGCACTTAA